A genomic segment from Pseudomonas sp. S09G 359 encodes:
- a CDS encoding phasin family protein — protein sequence MAVKKTTQKEGSSWVGEVEKYSRKIWLAGLGVYSKVSSDGGKYFETLVKDGEKAEKLTKTTVGKKVEAAKATAGSAKSSISDTWGKLEETFDKRLNSAISRLGVPSKAELKTLHSKVDTLTKQIEKLTGAKVAPVKTAAAKPAAKPAAKTAAAKPAAKPAAKPLVKAAAKPAAKAAAKPAAKAPVKAAAKPAAKPAAKTAAAKPAAKPAAKPVAAKAAAKPAVKAAAKPAAKAAAKPAAKPAAKTAAAKPAAKPAAAKPAAKPAAAKPAAKPAAAKKPAVAKKPAAAKPAVAAKPATPAPTASTANSVSAPTPAAVTPTATPVTPTPSSQS from the coding sequence ATGGCTGTTAAAAAGACTACTCAGAAAGAAGGCAGCTCGTGGGTCGGGGAAGTTGAAAAATATTCCCGTAAGATCTGGCTTGCTGGTTTAGGCGTGTACTCGAAGGTTAGCAGTGACGGCGGCAAATACTTCGAGACTTTGGTCAAGGACGGCGAGAAGGCCGAGAAGTTGACCAAAACCACGGTTGGTAAAAAAGTTGAAGCTGCCAAGGCAACTGCCGGTTCCGCCAAGTCGAGCATTTCTGACACTTGGGGCAAGTTGGAAGAAACTTTCGATAAACGCCTCAACAGTGCCATTTCGCGACTGGGCGTGCCTAGCAAAGCAGAGTTGAAGACGCTGCACAGCAAGGTCGATACCCTGACCAAGCAGATCGAAAAACTCACCGGCGCCAAAGTGGCTCCGGTAAAAACTGCAGCCGCTAAACCCGCTGCCAAGCCTGCCGCTAAAACCGCTGCTGCCAAACCGGCCGCGAAGCCGGCTGCCAAGCCACTGGTGAAAGCCGCCGCCAAGCCGGCAGCGAAAGCCGCTGCAAAACCTGCAGCCAAGGCGCCGGTAAAAGCCGCAGCTAAACCTGCAGCCAAGCCAGCGGCCAAAACTGCTGCGGCCAAACCGGCCGCCAAGCCTGCGGCCAAACCAGTGGCTGCTAAAGCTGCTGCCAAACCTGCCGTGAAGGCTGCCGCTAAGCCAGCAGCTAAAGCCGCTGCCAAACCGGCTGCGAAACCTGCAGCTAAAACCGCTGCGGCCAAACCTGCTGCCAAGCCAGCCGCTGCGAAACCTGCAGCCAAGCCGGCCGCCGCCAAGCCAGCGGCAAAACCAGCCGCCGCGAAGAAACCCGCAGTAGCGAAAAAGCCAGCCGCCGCCAAGCCAGCTGTTGCCGCCAAACCTGCAACCCCGGCACCCACGGCTTCGACAGCCAACTCGGTCTCCGCACCGACGCCTGCTGCCGTAACCCCGACTGCAACGCCGGTAACCCCGACGCCATCCAGTCAGTCCTGA
- a CDS encoding twin-arginine translocase TatA/TatE family subunit, with product MGIFDWKHWIVILVVVVLVFGTKKLKNLGTDVGESIKGFRKAMNDDEKPADPAANPVPPAQPVHPQATQPITERRTFDVQAEKVEEPTRKDV from the coding sequence ATGGGCATTTTTGACTGGAAACACTGGATCGTCATTCTGGTGGTGGTAGTACTGGTGTTCGGCACCAAGAAGCTCAAGAACCTGGGCACTGACGTGGGCGAGTCGATCAAGGGCTTCCGTAAAGCCATGAACGATGACGAAAAGCCCGCCGACCCAGCCGCCAACCCAGTGCCGCCGGCGCAGCCTGTACACCCGCAGGCCACTCAGCCGATCACCGAGCGTCGTACCTTCGACGTGCAGGCTGAGAAAGTCGAAGAGCCAACCCGCAAAGACGTGTGA
- a CDS encoding TetR/AcrR family transcriptional regulator, translating to MKTRDRILECALQLFNQKGEPNVSTMEVANEMGISPGNLYYHFHGKEPLVLGLFERFQNELAPLLDPPADAQLEAEDYWLFLHLIVERMAHYRFLFQDLSNLAGRLPKLAKGVRGLLTALKRTLASLLARLKAAGQLVSDTQALGQLVEQITLTLLFSLDYQRILDREGEVRVVVYQIMMLVAPHLLVPARQATERLALKYLDDPD from the coding sequence ATGAAGACCCGCGACCGTATCCTTGAATGTGCCCTGCAGTTGTTCAACCAGAAGGGCGAGCCGAATGTGTCGACCATGGAGGTGGCGAATGAAATGGGGATCAGCCCCGGCAACCTCTACTACCACTTCCATGGCAAGGAGCCGCTGGTGCTCGGGCTGTTCGAGCGTTTTCAAAATGAGCTGGCACCGCTGCTCGACCCACCGGCGGATGCGCAACTGGAGGCTGAGGATTATTGGCTGTTCCTGCACCTGATCGTCGAGCGCATGGCCCATTACCGGTTTCTGTTCCAGGACCTGTCGAACCTGGCGGGGCGCCTGCCGAAGTTGGCCAAGGGGGTTCGTGGCCTGTTGACCGCCCTCAAGCGCACCCTGGCTTCATTACTGGCACGCCTGAAGGCCGCGGGGCAATTGGTCAGCGATACCCAGGCGCTGGGGCAACTGGTGGAGCAGATCACCCTGACCCTGCTGTTTTCCCTGGACTACCAGCGGATTCTCGACCGTGAAGGCGAGGTGCGCGTGGTGGTTTACCAGATCATGATGCTGGTAGCGCCGCATTTGCTGGTGCCAGCCCGTCAGGCAACGGAGCGGTTGGCCCTCAAATACCTGGATGACCCGGATTAA
- the tatB gene encoding Sec-independent protein translocase protein TatB: MFGISFSELLLVGLVALLVLGPERLPGAARTAGLWIGRLKRSFNAIKQEVEREIGADEIRRQLHNEHILSLEQEARKILSPVQEPAKPVEPVVENSIAPAPVAEAAPVAPTPTEPAPAPVAAPAPHDPTLPPRAP; the protein is encoded by the coding sequence ATGTTTGGTATCAGCTTCTCTGAACTGCTCCTCGTCGGCCTCGTGGCCCTGCTGGTACTGGGGCCGGAACGCCTGCCCGGTGCCGCGCGCACGGCCGGCCTATGGATCGGGCGCCTGAAACGCAGTTTCAACGCCATCAAACAGGAAGTTGAACGGGAAATCGGCGCCGACGAAATCCGTCGGCAACTGCACAACGAACACATCCTGTCGTTGGAGCAGGAGGCGCGCAAGATTCTGTCGCCCGTGCAAGAGCCGGCCAAACCGGTAGAGCCTGTGGTTGAAAACAGCATCGCACCGGCGCCTGTCGCCGAAGCCGCACCTGTTGCCCCCACCCCGACCGAGCCAGCGCCGGCGCCTGTTGCGGCGCCCGCTCCCCATGACCCTACATTGCCGCCGCGAGCCCCATGA
- the ubiE gene encoding bifunctional demethylmenaquinone methyltransferase/2-methoxy-6-polyprenyl-1,4-benzoquinol methylase UbiE produces MTDQRKGSDAEPTTHFGFKNVPESQKAEKVAEVFHSVAAKYDLMNDVLSGGMHRLWKRFTIELSGVRTGNRVLDIAGGTGDLAAKFSKLVGPTGQVVLADINGSMLKVGRDRLLDKGVAGNIEFVQADAEKLPFPDNHFDCVTIAFGLRNVTHKEDAIRSMLRVLKPGGRLLVLEFSKPTNALMSKVYDTYSFAFMPLMGKLITNDAESYRYLAESIRMHPDQETLKSMMVEAGFDRVTYHNMTSGIVALHRGIKP; encoded by the coding sequence ATGACTGATCAGCGCAAAGGCAGCGATGCCGAACCCACCACTCACTTCGGCTTCAAGAACGTTCCGGAAAGCCAGAAAGCGGAAAAAGTCGCTGAGGTGTTCCACTCCGTCGCCGCCAAGTACGACCTGATGAACGACGTGCTCTCCGGCGGCATGCACCGCCTGTGGAAGCGCTTTACCATCGAGTTGTCGGGCGTACGCACCGGCAACCGCGTGCTGGACATCGCCGGCGGCACGGGCGACCTGGCGGCCAAATTTTCCAAGCTCGTCGGGCCTACCGGCCAGGTGGTATTGGCCGACATCAACGGCTCGATGCTCAAGGTCGGCCGCGATCGCCTGCTGGATAAAGGCGTGGCCGGCAATATCGAATTCGTCCAGGCCGACGCCGAAAAACTGCCGTTCCCCGACAACCATTTCGATTGCGTGACCATCGCCTTCGGCCTGCGCAACGTGACCCATAAAGAGGACGCGATCCGCTCGATGCTGCGCGTGCTCAAGCCGGGCGGCCGCCTGTTGGTGCTGGAGTTCTCCAAGCCGACCAACGCGCTGATGTCCAAGGTCTACGACACTTACTCGTTCGCCTTCATGCCGTTGATGGGCAAGCTGATCACCAATGACGCCGAGAGCTATCGCTACCTGGCCGAATCGATCCGCATGCACCCCGACCAGGAAACCCTGAAGTCGATGATGGTGGAAGCCGGTTTCGACCGCGTGACCTACCACAACATGACCTCGGGCATCGTCGCCCTGCACCGCGGCATCAAGCCCTGA
- a CDS encoding phasin family protein — MAKVILKKKIDAQTTALSDVKSYARKIWLAGLGAYAKVGSEGSDYFKELVKTGQHVESKGKKVAIEQLDAANSQIDQVKSNVSAVKGLVEVQLDKVEKAFDTRVASALNRIGIASKHDVETLSAKLEELTALLERVARKH; from the coding sequence ATGGCCAAAGTTATCTTGAAGAAAAAAATCGACGCCCAGACTACTGCCCTGAGCGACGTTAAAAGCTACGCCCGCAAGATCTGGCTGGCAGGTCTTGGTGCTTATGCCAAGGTCGGAAGCGAGGGCAGCGACTACTTCAAAGAGCTGGTTAAGACCGGTCAACATGTTGAAAGTAAAGGCAAAAAAGTTGCTATTGAACAACTTGATGCCGCCAACAGTCAGATTGACCAAGTAAAGAGTAATGTCTCCGCGGTCAAAGGTCTGGTAGAAGTTCAGCTGGATAAAGTTGAAAAAGCTTTTGATACTCGTGTTGCCAGTGCCTTGAATCGAATCGGCATTGCGTCTAAACATGACGTTGAGACACTCTCTGCTAAGCTCGAAGAGCTGACGGCATTGCTCGAACGTGTCGCGCGTAAACACTAA
- a CDS encoding phosphoribosyl-ATP diphosphatase, which produces MSDTLNRVAQVLEDRKGADADSSYVASLYHKGLNKILEKLGEESVETIIAAKDAQISGDCSDVIYETADLWFHSLVMLAQLGQHPQAVLDELDRRFGLSGHAEKASRPSA; this is translated from the coding sequence ATGAGCGATACCCTGAACCGTGTGGCCCAGGTGCTGGAAGACCGCAAAGGCGCGGACGCCGACAGCTCCTACGTCGCCAGCCTGTACCACAAGGGCCTGAACAAGATCCTGGAAAAGCTCGGCGAAGAATCCGTCGAGACCATCATCGCCGCCAAGGACGCGCAAATCAGCGGCGATTGCAGCGATGTAATCTACGAAACCGCCGACCTGTGGTTCCACAGCCTGGTCATGCTCGCCCAACTGGGGCAGCATCCGCAGGCCGTACTGGATGAACTGGACCGTCGCTTCGGCTTGTCCGGGCATGCCGAAAAGGCCTCGCGCCCGTCCGCTTGA
- a CDS encoding SCP2 domain-containing protein — translation MLFAGLLASVEHGLNRVLRLDSTALARLAHLNGKVIAVDCSSPAVQLFILPSDEGLLLATQWAAEADCTLRAPASSLLHLALSRNKTAIMHGPEVHLEGDSAVLMDLAAVLQDLELDWEYELSRWIGPVATQLISGHLRSRSRWYQQGFASLNQNLAEYLSEESRTLVGEREAQARFRELDKAKIDLERLEARFERLSRSLDPSDNA, via the coding sequence ATGCTGTTCGCAGGCCTTCTCGCCAGCGTCGAACACGGCCTCAACCGTGTGCTGCGCCTGGACAGCACCGCCCTGGCGCGGCTGGCGCACTTGAACGGCAAGGTGATTGCCGTCGACTGCAGCAGCCCCGCCGTGCAGCTGTTTATCCTGCCCAGCGATGAAGGCCTGCTGCTGGCCACCCAATGGGCCGCCGAGGCTGACTGCACGCTGCGCGCACCGGCGTCGAGCCTGTTACACCTGGCACTGAGCCGCAACAAGACCGCGATCATGCATGGCCCTGAAGTGCATCTGGAAGGCGACAGCGCGGTGCTGATGGACCTGGCCGCCGTGCTGCAAGACCTGGAGCTGGATTGGGAATACGAGCTGTCGCGCTGGATCGGCCCCGTTGCCACCCAGCTGATCAGCGGGCACCTGCGCAGCCGCTCGCGCTGGTACCAACAGGGGTTTGCCAGCCTCAACCAGAACCTCGCCGAATACCTGAGCGAAGAATCGCGCACCCTGGTCGGAGAACGTGAAGCGCAAGCGCGCTTTCGCGAACTCGACAAGGCCAAAATCGACCTGGAACGCCTTGAGGCGCGCTTCGAGCGCCTGAGCCGTTCCCTTGATCCAAGCGATAACGCATGA
- the hisI gene encoding phosphoribosyl-AMP cyclohydrolase, with protein MKDWLDEIKWDSDGLVPAIAQDYKTGRVLMMAWMNREALSLTAAEQRAIYWSRSRGKLWRKGEESGHVQTLHEMRIDCDADVVILKVEQIGDIACHTGRHSCFYRVFENGEWKVVEPVLKDPHAIYSAGH; from the coding sequence ATGAAAGACTGGCTGGACGAGATCAAGTGGGACAGTGACGGCCTGGTGCCGGCCATTGCCCAGGACTACAAGACCGGGCGCGTGCTGATGATGGCCTGGATGAACCGCGAGGCCCTGAGCCTGACTGCCGCTGAGCAGCGCGCCATTTACTGGTCACGCTCGCGTGGCAAACTGTGGCGCAAGGGCGAAGAGTCCGGGCACGTGCAGACCCTGCACGAGATGCGCATCGACTGCGACGCCGACGTGGTGATCCTCAAGGTCGAGCAGATCGGCGATATCGCCTGCCACACCGGCCGTCACAGCTGTTTCTATCGCGTGTTCGAGAACGGCGAATGGAAGGTTGTGGAACCGGTGCTCAAAGACCCGCACGCCATCTATTCCGCAGGACACTGA
- the ubiB gene encoding ubiquinone biosynthesis regulatory protein kinase UbiB, producing MKLLAVRRLFRIQRVVIRYRLDDLLFALPLPWFLLAVRYVLPWRWFPRKPLELSRGARLRLALQDLGPIFIKFGQILSTRRDLLPEDIADELMLLQDRVPPFDSQQSMKLIEEQLGHKISEVFSRFDVEPLASASVAQVHAAQLKTGEEVVVKVIRPGLKPIIGQDLAWLFILARAAERFSADARLLHPVDVVADYEKTIYDELDLLREAANASQLKRNFEGSPLLYVPQVYWDWCRPKVLVMERIYGVQVTDLATLADQRTDMKMLAERGVEIFFTQVFRDSFFHADMHPGNIFVSTVNPWSPQYIAIDCGIVGSLTPEDQDYLARNLFAFFKRDYRRVAQLHIDSGWVPAETKLNEFEAAIRTVCEPIFEKPLKDISFGQVLMRLFQTARRFNMEVQPQLVLLQKTLLNIEGLGRQLYPDLDLWNTAQPFLERWMRERVSPKTLLGNLHSQFEQLPHLANMTRDLLERMSQPHAKDPPPPWHKRKDDWFLRLLGAAHLVGGVMLAIGGPLNQLGHWPAGIMVAVGIYLIVRR from the coding sequence ATGAAGCTGCTCGCCGTCCGCCGTTTGTTTCGTATCCAGCGCGTCGTAATCCGCTACCGCCTCGATGACCTGCTGTTCGCCCTGCCCCTGCCGTGGTTCCTGCTGGCCGTGCGCTATGTGCTGCCGTGGCGCTGGTTTCCGCGCAAGCCGCTGGAGCTGAGCCGTGGCGCGCGCCTGCGCCTGGCGCTGCAGGACCTGGGGCCGATCTTCATCAAGTTCGGGCAGATCCTCTCGACCCGCCGCGACCTGCTGCCCGAAGACATTGCCGACGAACTGATGCTGTTGCAGGACCGCGTGCCGCCGTTCGACTCCCAGCAATCGATGAAGCTGATCGAAGAACAGCTGGGCCACAAGATCAGCGAGGTGTTCAGCCGTTTCGACGTTGAGCCCCTGGCGTCGGCCTCGGTGGCCCAAGTGCACGCCGCGCAGCTCAAGACCGGCGAAGAAGTGGTGGTGAAGGTGATCCGCCCGGGCCTCAAGCCGATCATCGGCCAGGACCTGGCGTGGCTGTTTATCCTTGCGCGCGCCGCCGAGCGTTTCTCTGCCGATGCGCGCCTGCTGCACCCGGTGGATGTGGTCGCCGACTACGAAAAAACCATCTACGACGAACTCGACCTGCTGCGCGAGGCTGCCAACGCCAGCCAGCTCAAGCGCAACTTCGAAGGCTCGCCTTTGCTGTATGTGCCGCAAGTGTACTGGGACTGGTGCCGCCCCAAAGTGCTGGTGATGGAGCGCATCTACGGCGTGCAGGTCACCGACCTCGCAACCCTGGCCGACCAGCGCACCGACATGAAGATGCTCGCCGAGCGCGGCGTGGAGATCTTCTTCACCCAAGTGTTCCGCGACAGTTTCTTCCACGCCGACATGCACCCGGGCAACATCTTCGTCAGCACCGTCAACCCGTGGAGCCCGCAATACATTGCGATCGACTGCGGCATCGTCGGCAGCCTGACCCCGGAAGACCAGGACTACCTGGCCCGCAACCTGTTCGCCTTCTTCAAGCGTGACTACCGCCGCGTAGCGCAACTGCATATCGATTCGGGCTGGGTACCGGCGGAAACCAAGCTGAATGAATTCGAAGCGGCGATCCGCACGGTGTGCGAGCCAATCTTTGAAAAACCGTTAAAAGATATTTCCTTCGGCCAGGTGCTGATGCGCCTGTTCCAGACCGCGCGGCGCTTCAATATGGAAGTGCAGCCGCAGCTTGTGCTGCTGCAGAAAACCCTGCTCAACATTGAAGGCCTCGGCCGCCAGCTGTACCCGGATCTCGACCTGTGGAACACCGCGCAGCCGTTCCTGGAGCGCTGGATGCGCGAGCGCGTCAGCCCGAAAACCCTGCTGGGCAACCTGCACAGCCAATTCGAACAACTGCCGCACCTGGCCAACATGACCCGCGACCTGCTGGAGCGCATGTCCCAGCCTCACGCCAAGGACCCGCCGCCGCCGTGGCACAAGCGCAAGGACGACTGGTTCCTGCGCCTGCTCGGCGCCGCGCACTTGGTGGGCGGGGTGATGCTGGCGATTGGCGGGCCGTTGAACCAGTTGGGCCACTGGCCCGCCGGGATCATGGTCGCCGTGGGTATTTATCTGATCGTGCGTCGGTAG
- the tatC gene encoding twin-arginine translocase subunit TatC has protein sequence MSADKPENDQHMPLVSHLTELRTRLLRCVAAIFIIFAGLFAFTQQIYTFVSTPLRQYLPAGATMIATDVSSPFLTPLKLTMMVSLFLAIPVILHQIWGFIAPGLYKHEKRIAVPLLVSSILLFYTGMAFAYFLVFPLIFKFFAAATPAGVEMMTDITSYLDFVMTLFFAFGVAFEIPVAVVLLVWIGVVNVAYLKKIRPYVIIGCFVVGMILTPPDIFSQTLLAVPMWMLFEIGILFSSLITKRGEHPDDQPADDDQPPATQP, from the coding sequence ATGAGCGCTGATAAACCGGAAAACGACCAGCATATGCCGCTGGTCTCGCACCTCACCGAGCTGCGTACCCGCCTGCTGCGTTGCGTAGCGGCTATCTTCATTATCTTTGCCGGGTTGTTTGCCTTTACCCAGCAAATCTACACCTTTGTCTCCACGCCACTGCGCCAGTACCTGCCGGCCGGCGCGACGATGATCGCCACCGATGTGTCGTCGCCGTTCCTAACGCCATTGAAGCTGACCATGATGGTCTCGCTGTTCCTGGCGATCCCGGTGATCCTGCACCAGATCTGGGGCTTTATCGCACCGGGCCTGTACAAGCATGAAAAGCGCATCGCCGTGCCGCTGCTGGTGTCGAGCATCCTGCTGTTCTACACCGGCATGGCGTTCGCCTACTTCCTGGTGTTCCCGCTGATCTTCAAGTTCTTCGCCGCCGCCACCCCGGCCGGTGTGGAGATGATGACCGACATCACCAGCTACCTCGACTTCGTGATGACGCTGTTCTTCGCCTTTGGCGTGGCCTTCGAAATCCCGGTGGCGGTAGTGCTGCTGGTGTGGATCGGCGTGGTCAACGTGGCGTACCTGAAGAAAATCCGCCCGTACGTGATCATCGGCTGCTTTGTGGTCGGCATGATCCTCACGCCGCCGGACATCTTCTCCCAGACCCTGTTGGCCGTGCCGATGTGGATGCTGTTCGAAATCGGCATCCTGTTCAGCAGCTTGATCACCAAGCGTGGCGAACACCCGGATGACCAACCCGCCGACGACGACCAGCCGCCAGCGACGCAGCCGTGA
- a CDS encoding polyhydroxyalkanoic acid system family protein, giving the protein MARITVERAHSLGKEGARAKADKLAQKLQEQYGLEPSWSGDTLNLKRSGVKGTVLVADDSLRIDVELGLLMSAMSGTIKSEIEKALDKALA; this is encoded by the coding sequence ATGGCCCGTATTACCGTTGAGCGTGCACATTCCCTGGGTAAAGAAGGCGCGCGCGCCAAGGCCGACAAGTTGGCGCAAAAACTCCAGGAGCAATATGGCCTGGAACCTTCATGGTCCGGCGATACCTTGAACCTCAAGCGTTCGGGGGTTAAGGGCACGGTATTAGTCGCGGATGATTCGCTGCGTATTGATGTGGAACTGGGCCTGTTGATGTCGGCCATGAGTGGCACTATCAAGTCCGAAATCGAGAAAGCCTTGGATAAGGCGCTGGCCTGA